The DNA segment TGTAAAAAATGAGACAATAATATCTTTTTCTAAAAAAGATACGCTAAAAAAAGTTTATATTCGGTATGTAACTCGCGCCTGTTTTATTGGCTTGGATGATACTTTTTCAAATGAGTCATGATGAACCTTTTCTCATTCATAAAAATGACAATTGGGGCATGTTAGATGTGACCATTGAAAGAAAATATAAACATATGAAACTGGCATGGGCAGTGCAAATAATTGGACACACAGGTGAATGATTGAAATTTGCACAGCTCAGTGAAGTTTTATTAATTTTTAATCATATGCAAGATAAATTTATTGTTGCGCTGGCTGAAGCGCTAGAAATGGAAGAATCAGAAATTAATTTTTCGGATCATTTTAGAGATTATGAAAGTTATGATTCTTTGGCTGAGCTATCAGTATTGGCTATGCTGGATGCTGATTTTGGGGTGGAACTGGAAATGAAAGAGTATAATACTTTTGTTACGGTTGAAGACCTTTTTAAACGCGTTTCTGCAAAAAACTAAATATCTACCATAATGGCTTTGTTTTCTTTTGATAATATTGGAATAAAGGGGATTGCAGGAGCTGTGCCCAAGCATGTTATTGACAATTACAATTATGACGAGTTCTTTTCGAAGGATGAGATAAAAGAAGTTGTTGATAAAATAGGAGTAAAGGAGCGCAGATTTGCAGATAAGGATACGTGTGCGTCAGATTTGTGTTTTGCTGCTGCTGAGAAACTGTTAGAAGGAATGAATATTAATAGGGAAGAAATTGATCTGTTAATATTTATTTCTCAAACACCTGATTACAGAATGCCTGCCACATCTATTATTTTGCAGGAACGTTTGAAGTTGCCCAAATCAACCATTGCTTTTGATGTCACCTTGGGGTGTTCGGCTTTTTTATATGGTCTTTCCATCGCCTTTTCGATGATCAGTTCTGGAGCAGTAAAAAGAGCATTGATATTGGATGGAGAAACCAGGTCTAAGGTGTATTCAAAAAGAGATCGTAAAACCAGTTTTTTATTTGGTGATGCAGGTGTTGCTGCCCTGGTTGAAGGGGGTGGTGAATTTGGAAAGAGTTGGTTCTCATTGAATTCAGATGGTGAAAGGGAATCACTGATAAAAATTCCGGCAGGAGGATATCGTCAGATGTCCAGTGAGGAAACCGTCAAGGAAAAAGTGATAGATGAGTACGGCAATATGAGATCTGATGAACAGGCTTATATGAATGGTGCGGATGTATTTAATTTCGTGTTACGTGAAATACCACGCGATTTTAAACGTCTGAATGAGTATGCACAGAATGATCTTGATAAAGTCGATTATTTTGTTTTTCATCAGGCCAATAGTTATATCAATGGATTTATCGCCAGAAAACTGAAGCTGCCTGCTGATAAAATCCCATCTACCATCGAAAAATATGGCAATACTTCCTCTGTATCCATCCCTATAACCATTGTGTCTGAATTAAAAGATAAGCTTAAGAGTCATACTCGTTTGATGTTAAGTGGCTTTGGGGTGGGGTTGTCATGGGGTACGGCTATACTTGATGTGGAAGATTGTTATGTGGCAGACATTGTAGAGGTATAGGGGTGTTGTGTATAAGTAATTGATCATTGAACCTAAAACTATATTCATGGGTAATCATCCATTTACATTGAATGATAAATTAGTGCTGGTTACTGGTGCTTCTTCGGGCATTGGCAGACAATGTGCCATTACTTGTAGTCGGCTGGGTGCAGTTGTGGTTTTGCTTGGTAGAGATGAAAATAGGTTAAGCGAAACCATGGAAGCAATGCACCATAAAGATAGACATGAGTCTGTGCAGATAGATTTATGTGAGTTCGATCGCATACCTGCTATGGTGAAGAATTTGACTCAGCGTTTGGGAATGATATCCGGATTAATCAATTGTGCTGGTGTTTCTACTACTTTACCGCTGAATGCACTATCGGTTGATAAAATGAACAGTTTTATGGAAACAAATGTGTTTTCTGCCTTGAATTTAACTAAATATGTAGTGAGTTCCTCTAACTTTTCCAAGGAGGGAGGCAGTGTTATTTTTTTGAGTTCGGTAATGGGGGTGGTAGGAGCAAAAGGAAAAACACTTCATTCCATGACCAAAGGGGCACTGGTGTCGGCCTCTAAATCCATGGCTGTAGAATTGGGTGCTCGTAAAATAAGGGTGAACACAGTATCGCCCGGAGTGGTGGAAACTCCCATGTCGAAATCAGCCATTTATTCCAGAAATAAAGAGGCGCTTGAATTTGTAAAAGAACAACATCCGCTTGGTTTGGGTGAACCAGAGGATGTGGCCAATGCTTGTGCTTTTTTATTATCAGAGGGTTCCAAATGGATTACTGGAACCAATATGATAGTGGATGGCGGATATTTGGCAAAATAGACTAAAAAATGATGGTTGATGTTATAATAATAGGGGCAGGAGGACATGCCGCTGAGGTGAATGATTATATAATTTGTTCCAAGGGAAGGAATGGAAACCCGGATATAAATGTGATAGGATTCATTGATGATGATCCGGATAGCTATAAGTCTTATAACTATGATGCGCCTTATCTGGGAAGCCTTGGAAATCATGATGTTTCTCTTAAATATTTTTATATAATGGCCATTGCCAATATAAAATACAGGAGACCTATAATTGATGATTTTTTAAAAAAGGGAGCACGTTTTATCTCCTTGTTTCACCAATCGGCTTATATTTCTAAGTCGGCACGTATTGGAACCGGAACTATTTTGGGACCCAATGTAAATATTGGACCCAATGTACATGTGGGATGTTATAACTTGATTAATTCTCGTGCTAGTTTAGGTCATGATACGAAGATGGGAAGTTTTAATTTTATTAGTCCCAATGTCAGTTTCTCAGGGAATACCTGCATTGGTGATGAGAATTTGTTTGGGATTAATAGTGCTACATTGCCCGGTGTTTCATTGGGGCATCGAAACAAAATATCAGCCGGTATGATTGTAGATCAGAATGTGAATGACGATAGCGTTGTTTTTTATCGTTTCAAAGAAAAAATTATAGCAGTACCTAAAAAGTAATTCGATGCATACAAATAAGCAGAGAGTATACCTCTCTTCTCCGCATATGTCAGGAGATGAACAGAAATACATAAGGGAAGCCTTTGATAATAATTGGATTGCACCTCTTGGACCCAATGTAAATGCATTTGAGGAAACACTGGCGGAGTACTGTGGGGTGAAGTACGCGGCAGCTCTTAGTTCTGGAACGTCTGCTATTCACCTGGCACTGATCATGCTAGGGGTTGGGGTTGGGGATGAGGTGTTGGTCTCTACCTTTACTTTCTCAGCTTCAGTTAATCCAATTGTATACCAAGGTGCTAAGCCTGTATTTATTGATAGTGAAAGAGATACCTGGAATATGGATCCGGAACTTCTGGAGCAAGCATTAAAGGCAAGGAAAGCCAAAGGGCAGCATTTTATGCCCAAGGCCATTATTATTGTTCATTTATATGGTATGCCTGCAAAAATGGATCAGATAGTGGAGGTGGCTAATTATTATGGGGTACCCATTATTGAAGATGCAGCAGAAGCTTTGGGTAGCAGATATGATGAAAAGCCCTTGGGATCATGGGGTATGATGTCTGCCTTATCCTTTAACGGCAACAAAATTATCACTACCTCTGGAGGAGGAGCTTTGCTGTCTAATCACAAAAAACAGGTGGATGATGCACGGTTTCTGGCTACGCAGGCCAGAGATCAAGCCCCTCATTATCAACATAGCCAAATTGGCTATAATTATCGAATGAGTAATGTTTTAGCAGGGATAGGACGTGGCCAAATGGAAGTTATTGATGATCGAGTTCAGCAACGAAGAAATAACTTTAGTTTTTATAAGGCACAGTTACAGGAAATAGCATGTTTGTCTTTTCAGGAAGAATCAGATGCGCGTTTTTTTTCCAATCGTTGGTTGACTACCATGTTAATTGATCCTGAAAAAAGCAGTGTTACTCATGCTGAAATAAGTGCTGAATTAGAGAAACATAATATTGAGTCCAGACCGCTTTGGAAACCGATGCATTTACAACCTGTATTTGAACGGTATTCTGCTTATTTGAATGGAGTGTCGGAAGATCTTTTTTCGAAGGGTATATGCCTTCCGTCGGGCTCTAATCTTTCGGAATCGGACAGGAGCAAAATTGTTGATGTTATTAAACAGTGTTTTATTTAAATAGTGGCTGCAAGAAAAGGACTGTTTTTTCAGTCTTTGATAAGAAAGCTTCAAAGACAAGGCTTTCGATAGTTTTGAAACCAAGGAGTTTACTGATTGTAAATGACTGTTTCAAAAATGAGAATAACGCAGTATTTGGAGTTTTCTTGCAAAGACTAAATATGCGTCGTGGCATCATCACTAAGCCGACAAAAGAGTTAAATAATTTGGGGTGTGGAATAAAAATGATAAGGAAACAATGAGTAGAGCAAAGCTAATACATAAAACACATCTTTATAAGTTGTTCAGGCCATGGTTTGGAGGAGTTGGACATGTTATAATGTTTCATCGTATTTTTAATGAGGATGAGCGTCTGATTACTAAGGGATTGCAGGTGAGTCAGGATTATCTGGAAAACATTATAAAGCATTTTATTGCGCAAAAGATAGATATCGTTTCACTGGATGAGTGTTACCGTCGATTAACGACCTCAAAAAGAAGCAAGCGTTTTGTGACAATCACTTTTGATGACGGGTATCTGGATAACTTAACACATGCCTTACCTGTTTTTGAAAAATACAAGGTTCCTTTTTCAGTATTTGTAACTACCGGATTTCTTAATGATACAAGTGTTATGTGGTGGTATCTTATGGAAGACCTTATTTTAAATCAGGAAGAATTGAGTTTTAGCTATGGTACCCAAACTTATGAGTATAGCCTGAGGAATGATGAAGAAAAACGAACGGCATTTGCGAAAATAAAAACACTGATATTAAAGTGTAAAAACAAGACAGAATACATGGACTTGTTAAAGACCGTGATAAAAAATACGGATGTAGAAATGAGCGGATTGAATCAAAAGTTAATGCTTTGCCCTGATCAGGTTCGCATGATGAGTGATCATCCTCTTGTAACCATTGGTGCACATACCGTTCATCATATGGCATTGAGTGCCATGACAGAGGATGATGCGGTGCGTGAAATGAAGGAGTCGATCGCTGTGTTAGAGCAAATTACCAATAAAAAGATGGAGTATTTTGCTTATCCATATGGAACAGCGGTGGAGGCAGGTCAACGGGAATTTGATATAGCACGGCGATGTAACTTAAAAATGGCCTTTACCACTGAAAAAAGAAATATATCCCGACATCAAGCACAAAATATATTTTCAATACCTAGGTTGGGTATCAATAGTAATCTGGAGCTGGAGCATATAGATTTTTATATGAATGGGATGAGTGTTGCACGGGATATGATGTTTGGTATTTAGCGATTAGGAAATGTATATCTATTTTGTTATTTGTGTATTTAGATAAAGCGTATAAAAAATGAGGCCACAAGAGTATATGTTAATAGTGTTTAATGCAATTCGTTGCTTTCCGCACTTGGTTTTGTTTTCTGTTCATAGAAACAAGCAAATTATTAAAGCCGATATGAAAAGGGCTTTGGCTGATATGGAAAAGAATTACGGGACTTACTTTGGTTTACTGTATTTGCTTTCTCTGTGTAAGGAGTTTCGTAATCTGTTTTATTATCGAACCAGGCCGTTTTCCTTTTTGCTGCAATTTATTTGTCGAGAACAGTCATCGTTATTTATCCAAACCAAAAGTATAGGTGAAGGATTTACCATTACACATGGTTTTGCTACGGCTATAGGGGCCGAAGCAATTGGTAAAAATTGTACTGTATATCAACAGGTCACCATTGGAGGAACGGATGATGGAGCTCCGGTGTTAAAGGATAATATAAAGGTGTATGCAGGTGCTGTAATCTTTGGTAAGATTACTATTGGAAATAATGTAACAATAGGAGCCAATGCTACTGTTTATATGAATGTACCGGATAACAGTAGTGTACTGCCCGGAACGTCCAAAGTTTTTCGTTGGAAAAGTAAGAAAGAATAAGTGCTGTCATCGTATAATTTAGATCTTCAATCTTTGCTAAATGCTATTTAATTCTATTGATTTTGCGGTTTTTTTGCCCTTGTTTTTTCTGTGTTATTGGCTGGTGGCAAAACGTCTGAGACTCCAGAATATATTTATTGTGGTGGGGAGCTATATCTTTTATGGTTGGTGGGATTGGAGATTTCTGGCCTTGATTCTTTTTAGCACGGTCATTGATTATTCAGTGGGTCGTAAACTGCTGGTGGAGAAAAGAGATAATCGAAGAAAAATGTTGTTGTGGACAAGTGTTATTGTAAATCTAGGATTCCTGGGATTCTTTAAGTATTACAATTTCTTTCTCGATAATTTTGTGGATGCCTTTGCTTTCTTTGGTACTAAAATCAGTGTTAGTTCTTTAAATATTATCCTGCCAGTAGGTATTAGTTTTTACACTTTTCAAACCTTAAGTTATACCATCGATGTATATAAACGAAAATTAGAACCTACTAAAGATTTTATTGCTTTTTCTGCTTTTGTATGTTTTTTTCCTCAATTGGTGGCTGGGCCTATTGAACGTGCTACACAACTTCTTCCTCAATTTTACAAAAAAAGGGTGTTTGAGTTGGATAAGGCCAAGGATGGTATGAGACAGATTCTTTGGGGGCTATTTAAAAAAGTAGTAATAGCAGATAATTGTGCCACATTTGCCAACGATATCTTTAATAATTCAGGGCATATGAATGGTAGTGCCTTGGTTTTGGGGGCCTTGTTTTTTACCTTTCAGATTTATGGCGATTTCTCGGGTTATTCAGATATCGCTATTGGTACTTCGCGTTTATTTGGGTTTCATTTAATGCAGAATTTTGCTTTTCCTTATTTTTCAAGAGACATTGCCGAGTTTTGGCGACGTTGGCACATCTCCTTGTCTACCTGGTTTCGTGATTACGTTTATATTCCATTGGGAGGCAGTAGGGGCGGAATTCGTATGAAAATACGTAATACCTTTATTATTTTTGTGATCAGTGGCTTTTGGCATGGGGCAAATTGGACTTTTATGGTTTGGGGTGTTTTGCATGCCCTTTATTTTTTGCCGTTATTGCTTATGGGTAAAAATAGAACCCATTTGGGAGTGGTTGCTGAAGGAAATATATGGCCTTCTATTAAAGATTTCTTTTCAATCATAGTCACGTTTTCATTAACCCTTTTTGCCTGGATATTTTTTAGAGCTAAAGATTTAGACCATGCGTTTAGTTATATAGCTGGTGTCTTTTCTAAATCATTGTTTGAAAGACCTAACTTCCTTCATCTACGTATGGCTTTTGTTAGTGTAGTATTGATTGTTTTGGCGGTTGTGGTAGAGTGGTTGGGACGAGAGAATAAATATGCATTGGAATCATTGGAGCGTAGGTTTAACAGACCTTATCGTTGGTTTATTTATGCTGTAATTGTATTTGTTATTGGGGTTTATATGAAAACAGAAGAGAGTCCTTTTATATACTTTCAGTTCTAAATTATTGAGTTGATGATAAAATTTTTAAAGCTTTTTGTAAAGTTTGTACCTTTTGCAATAGTTGTTTATTGCATTTTAATATTTGTAACTGGTAGGTATTTGCCTGCCATTGCTACACCTAATATATTAAATAAGGCCATTGTTGGACACACTTTTTCTCGTTTAAAGGAAGCCAAGGAAACAGACAATGTGGATGTTCTTTTCTTGGGATCCTCGCATACTTACAGAGGGTTTGATCCTCGTATTTTTGCGGAGGAAGGTTGGCGTTCGTTTAATTTGGGTTCTAGTGCACAGACACCGTTGCAGACAGAAATTTTATTGGATAGGTATTTGGAACGGCTTAATCCTAAGATGATTGTGTATGAAGTTTACCCAACTACTTTTTCTATAGACGGGGTTGAGTCATTCGTTGATATTTTGTACAACGATCGTGTGGATATGAAGTCTTTATGGAAAGTTTTAGGATTATGGAATATAAGATTGTATAATACCTTGTTGTATCAGTTTCTGCGCGATCCGTTTAACGCCAGATCAGAATATATAGAGCCGATGTATATTGATGGAGATACTTATGTCACAGGAGGATATGTAGAGAAAGATATATCTTATTTTGAGAAGGAAAACTTTCGTACTCAGTCCTGGGATTTTAATGATTCGCAGTTCCAGGCATTTGAGAATACCTTGTCCATCATTAGAAAGAAAGATATTCCATTGGTACTGGTATTTGCTCCTATTACTTCCGCACTTTATGATTCTTATAGTAATAATGATGCGTTTGATGATGTCATGCATGGATACGGAGATTATCTTAATTTTAATGAAATAATAGAGCTCAACGATACATTGCATTTTTTTGACAGTAACCACCTTAATCAAAAGGGAGTAGTTGTTTTTAATCATGAATTTATAAGGATATTGAGAGACAAGGGTTTTTGAGTACCTGATGTATAGCTAATACCGTTTTTAAACGAACTTTTTTGTCGTACGCGTGTTTGATTTGCAGCAGGGCTTGCCTGTTATTTATTATCTCTACTTTAGTATTTATGCAGAGCGAGTAAGGGGTGTGCTGCGTGTTTTTTAATCCTTTTTTTAAGCAAAGATGGTGTCTCCATAATTTAATCGATGATAGTTTATGAAACCAGCATTGGGAATTGTTTCACACAAGAGGATGATTAATGTTGGAAAATTCCATATGACCATTGAAAAATAAATTTAAATATATGAAAAAACAGGTTGTTCTCATGGTATTTTTAGCCATGTACTTAATGAATCATGCACAGGTGGTGGCAGATCATACCGTGGTTGATCAGTATGATAGAATTCCTCAAAAGTGGATTGATATTGTTAAAACAAAGTGGGTTTCCATATCGGGCGCTTCACATGCTACAGCTTATCATCGTGGTCTGCAAGAATTATATGATATAGATTCTAATTACCCGGTTACAGTTCAGTATGATGGTGTTCCTAATGGCTATCAAACCAATGCTTTAAGAAGTAGTGGGGCGACTTGGGGAAGCTATTCGACGCCGGATCAATGGACATATATTATAGGTAGAGGGGACTGGTGGACAAACGATGTGGCTTTGGAGAGGATAAAGAAGCATTTGCAATATTGTCATGATAACGGCCCGGAATTGTTTGCCATGTTGTATGGTTGGTCATTTGATGCGAATTTTGATCATGTATATGGTAATGGACCCTATGGCGAGGTAGATCCGGTTTACCATGTGAGATGGGCAGGAAGTACTTTATATGGGAAGGATGGTAATTTACCTTTTGGTTTGAATCGGATGGACTCGCTGCTTGTAGGCAATGGCGTTAGTATGAATAATTATATTAATAGTGTAGAAGCCTATAATCAATATTGCGAAGATCAAGATATTAAGACCAAAGTTATATTTTCTACAGGTCCGGTAGACGATAATGATACGCAAGGATGGAATATTAATGAACGTGGTTATCAGCAATATTTGAAGTGGCAATACATTAGAGATTATGTGGAGGGAAAAGAGGATGTGTATTTTTTCGATCTGGCTGATATTTTAAGTTATAATGACAAAGGGGAGCAGGCCACTACGGTTTGGACTGATCATAATTCTGTGGAGCAAAGATTTCCAATTATTCATCCTGATAATATGAAGGGAGATTATATTGGGCATATTGGTACAGTGGGTGCTATGAGGTTGGGAAAAGCTATGTGGTGGATGTTGGCTCGATTGGCCGGTTGGGAAGGGGATCAACCAACTGATATTCAAAAGAAAAATGACGATGAAGGAATCAAGGTAAGTGTAAGCCAGGATCAGGTAAATGTAAGTTGTGATACAAATGCTGAAGGACAATTGGTAAGTTTGCATAGTCTTTCAGGGCAGCTTTTGGATGTGCAACAAATAAATGGTAGTGCCTGCCGTTTTCAAATAAGCTCATTGCCTAAAGGTATTTATCTTGTGGTGCTAGAGTCGGATGTTGGTGGTGCTAAAAAAATTATAAAAATGTAAGTGTCTTTTTTCAACGATTGAGAGACAAACTATTTTATTGATATGAAAGCCGGACACATTGGGGACCGGCTTTTTTTGGGTGATGTGTTCTCTATGTCATTTCAAGCCTTGACCTGTCAGTGCGGTGTTTTCTCCGTTGTGCTCAACAATATCTAAAACACGGTTAAAGAATAATTGCGAAGCTTTCTCAGAGAATTTTCCACCTGGGTGCGAATTATAAGGTGTAAGGGCCCATTCATCTTTAAAATATAGCTCACCTTCTGTTTGAAGCTCATATAGATCCCAAATAAATATATTATCTCCTTGTTCATTCCATTCGTTAATAACCCAGTTGTGAAATTCTTTGGCTCTCAATGCTTGGTCTTGAGGTAGGTAATATTTAACTTGCACAGCACCCGTTGATACAATAAACTTAGTATTTGGAAACTCGTGCATTTTTCTTTTTAACGCATTATATTGAAGCTTGTAGTTTGCCAAGGTTTTTATTTCTGAATGAATGTCTGCTGAATCCTGATTTTCCACAATGTTGCTGGATGGATAGCAGTGTT comes from the Saccharicrinis fermentans DSM 9555 = JCM 21142 genome and includes:
- a CDS encoding acyl carrier protein yields the protein MQDKFIVALAEALEMEESEINFSDHFRDYESYDSLAELSVLAMLDADFGVELEMKEYNTFVTVEDLFKRVSAKN
- a CDS encoding ketoacyl-ACP synthase III, producing the protein MALFSFDNIGIKGIAGAVPKHVIDNYNYDEFFSKDEIKEVVDKIGVKERRFADKDTCASDLCFAAAEKLLEGMNINREEIDLLIFISQTPDYRMPATSIILQERLKLPKSTIAFDVTLGCSAFLYGLSIAFSMISSGAVKRALILDGETRSKVYSKRDRKTSFLFGDAGVAALVEGGGEFGKSWFSLNSDGERESLIKIPAGGYRQMSSEETVKEKVIDEYGNMRSDEQAYMNGADVFNFVLREIPRDFKRLNEYAQNDLDKVDYFVFHQANSYINGFIARKLKLPADKIPSTIEKYGNTSSVSIPITIVSELKDKLKSHTRLMLSGFGVGLSWGTAILDVEDCYVADIVEV
- a CDS encoding SDR family NAD(P)-dependent oxidoreductase — protein: MGNHPFTLNDKLVLVTGASSGIGRQCAITCSRLGAVVVLLGRDENRLSETMEAMHHKDRHESVQIDLCEFDRIPAMVKNLTQRLGMISGLINCAGVSTTLPLNALSVDKMNSFMETNVFSALNLTKYVVSSSNFSKEGGSVIFLSSVMGVVGAKGKTLHSMTKGALVSASKSMAVELGARKIRVNTVSPGVVETPMSKSAIYSRNKEALEFVKEQHPLGLGEPEDVANACAFLLSEGSKWITGTNMIVDGGYLAK
- a CDS encoding acetyltransferase, giving the protein MMVDVIIIGAGGHAAEVNDYIICSKGRNGNPDINVIGFIDDDPDSYKSYNYDAPYLGSLGNHDVSLKYFYIMAIANIKYRRPIIDDFLKKGARFISLFHQSAYISKSARIGTGTILGPNVNIGPNVHVGCYNLINSRASLGHDTKMGSFNFISPNVSFSGNTCIGDENLFGINSATLPGVSLGHRNKISAGMIVDQNVNDDSVVFYRFKEKIIAVPKK
- a CDS encoding DegT/DnrJ/EryC1/StrS family aminotransferase; the encoded protein is MHTNKQRVYLSSPHMSGDEQKYIREAFDNNWIAPLGPNVNAFEETLAEYCGVKYAAALSSGTSAIHLALIMLGVGVGDEVLVSTFTFSASVNPIVYQGAKPVFIDSERDTWNMDPELLEQALKARKAKGQHFMPKAIIIVHLYGMPAKMDQIVEVANYYGVPIIEDAAEALGSRYDEKPLGSWGMMSALSFNGNKIITTSGGGALLSNHKKQVDDARFLATQARDQAPHYQHSQIGYNYRMSNVLAGIGRGQMEVIDDRVQQRRNNFSFYKAQLQEIACLSFQEESDARFFSNRWLTTMLIDPEKSSVTHAEISAELEKHNIESRPLWKPMHLQPVFERYSAYLNGVSEDLFSKGICLPSGSNLSESDRSKIVDVIKQCFI
- a CDS encoding polysaccharide deacetylase family protein, which encodes MWNKNDKETMSRAKLIHKTHLYKLFRPWFGGVGHVIMFHRIFNEDERLITKGLQVSQDYLENIIKHFIAQKIDIVSLDECYRRLTTSKRSKRFVTITFDDGYLDNLTHALPVFEKYKVPFSVFVTTGFLNDTSVMWWYLMEDLILNQEELSFSYGTQTYEYSLRNDEEKRTAFAKIKTLILKCKNKTEYMDLLKTVIKNTDVEMSGLNQKLMLCPDQVRMMSDHPLVTIGAHTVHHMALSAMTEDDAVREMKESIAVLEQITNKKMEYFAYPYGTAVEAGQREFDIARRCNLKMAFTTEKRNISRHQAQNIFSIPRLGINSNLELEHIDFYMNGMSVARDMMFGI
- a CDS encoding serine acetyltransferase; amino-acid sequence: MRPQEYMLIVFNAIRCFPHLVLFSVHRNKQIIKADMKRALADMEKNYGTYFGLLYLLSLCKEFRNLFYYRTRPFSFLLQFICREQSSLFIQTKSIGEGFTITHGFATAIGAEAIGKNCTVYQQVTIGGTDDGAPVLKDNIKVYAGAVIFGKITIGNNVTIGANATVYMNVPDNSSVLPGTSKVFRWKSKKE
- a CDS encoding MBOAT family O-acyltransferase, with amino-acid sequence MLFNSIDFAVFLPLFFLCYWLVAKRLRLQNIFIVVGSYIFYGWWDWRFLALILFSTVIDYSVGRKLLVEKRDNRRKMLLWTSVIVNLGFLGFFKYYNFFLDNFVDAFAFFGTKISVSSLNIILPVGISFYTFQTLSYTIDVYKRKLEPTKDFIAFSAFVCFFPQLVAGPIERATQLLPQFYKKRVFELDKAKDGMRQILWGLFKKVVIADNCATFANDIFNNSGHMNGSALVLGALFFTFQIYGDFSGYSDIAIGTSRLFGFHLMQNFAFPYFSRDIAEFWRRWHISLSTWFRDYVYIPLGGSRGGIRMKIRNTFIIFVISGFWHGANWTFMVWGVLHALYFLPLLLMGKNRTHLGVVAEGNIWPSIKDFFSIIVTFSLTLFAWIFFRAKDLDHAFSYIAGVFSKSLFERPNFLHLRMAFVSVVLIVLAVVVEWLGRENKYALESLERRFNRPYRWFIYAVIVFVIGVYMKTEESPFIYFQF
- a CDS encoding T9SS type A sorting domain-containing protein, which encodes MKKQVVLMVFLAMYLMNHAQVVADHTVVDQYDRIPQKWIDIVKTKWVSISGASHATAYHRGLQELYDIDSNYPVTVQYDGVPNGYQTNALRSSGATWGSYSTPDQWTYIIGRGDWWTNDVALERIKKHLQYCHDNGPELFAMLYGWSFDANFDHVYGNGPYGEVDPVYHVRWAGSTLYGKDGNLPFGLNRMDSLLVGNGVSMNNYINSVEAYNQYCEDQDIKTKVIFSTGPVDDNDTQGWNINERGYQQYLKWQYIRDYVEGKEDVYFFDLADILSYNDKGEQATTVWTDHNSVEQRFPIIHPDNMKGDYIGHIGTVGAMRLGKAMWWMLARLAGWEGDQPTDIQKKNDDEGIKVSVSQDQVNVSCDTNAEGQLVSLHSLSGQLLDVQQINGSACRFQISSLPKGIYLVVLESDVGGAKKIIKM